The proteins below are encoded in one region of Sphingobium yanoikuyae:
- the dxs gene encoding 1-deoxy-D-xylulose-5-phosphate synthase: MSNPSTPLLDTVKIPADLRKLQPDQLRQLADELRTETIAAVGVTGGHLGSGLGVVELTTAIHYVFDTPNDKLVWDVGHQCYPHKILTGRRDRIRTLRQGGGLSGFTKRAESEYDPFGAAHSSTSISAALGFAVANKMQDKPGKGIAVIGDGAMSAGMAYEAMNNAREAGNRLVVILNDNDMSIAPPVGGLSAYLARLVSSREFLGLRDMAKKLARKLPRPLHKAAKKTDEFARGMATGGTLFEELGFYYVGPIDGHNLEHLIPVLENVRDAAEGPCLIHVVTQKGKGYGPAEAAADKYHGVQKFDVITGTQAKAPPGPPSYTNVFAQALIAEAERDPRVCAITAAMPSGTGLDKFELAFPDRIFDVGIAEQHAVTFAAGLAAEGMRPFCAIYSTFLQRAYDQVVHDVAIQNLPVRFAIDRAGLVGADGSTHAGSFDVTYLASLPNFVVMAAADEAELTHMVHTCAVHDSGPIAVRYPRGNGTGVAMPEVPEALEIGKGRVVREGRQVAILSLGTRLEEAMKAADTLEAKGLSASVVDLRFAKPLDEALIRRMLTTHEVAVTIEEGSIGGLGAHVLTLASDLGLTDNGLKIRTMRLPDIFQDQDKPEQQYADARLDADAIVDTVLTALRHNSAGVEEARA; encoded by the coding sequence ATGTCCAATCCGTCCACGCCGTTGCTCGACACCGTCAAGATCCCCGCCGACCTGCGCAAGCTGCAGCCCGACCAGCTCCGCCAGCTAGCCGATGAGCTGCGCACCGAAACCATCGCCGCCGTCGGCGTGACCGGGGGCCATCTGGGGTCGGGCCTGGGTGTCGTGGAACTGACCACCGCCATCCATTATGTGTTCGACACGCCCAACGACAAGCTGGTCTGGGACGTGGGCCATCAATGCTATCCGCACAAGATATTGACCGGCCGGCGCGATCGCATCCGCACCCTGCGTCAGGGCGGCGGCCTCAGTGGCTTCACCAAGCGTGCCGAATCCGAATATGACCCGTTCGGCGCGGCGCACAGCTCGACCTCGATCAGCGCGGCGCTCGGCTTTGCCGTCGCCAACAAGATGCAGGACAAGCCCGGCAAGGGCATCGCCGTGATCGGCGACGGCGCCATGTCGGCCGGCATGGCCTATGAGGCGATGAACAACGCACGCGAGGCCGGCAACCGTCTGGTCGTCATCCTCAACGACAATGACATGTCGATCGCGCCCCCGGTCGGTGGCCTGTCCGCCTATCTCGCCCGGCTCGTGTCGAGCCGCGAGTTTCTGGGCCTGCGCGACATGGCCAAGAAGCTGGCGCGCAAGCTGCCCCGCCCGCTGCACAAGGCGGCCAAGAAGACCGACGAGTTTGCCCGCGGCATGGCGACCGGCGGCACTCTGTTCGAGGAACTGGGCTTCTATTATGTCGGCCCGATCGACGGCCATAATCTCGAACATCTGATCCCGGTGCTGGAAAATGTCCGCGATGCGGCCGAAGGACCGTGCCTGATCCATGTCGTGACCCAGAAGGGCAAGGGCTATGGCCCGGCCGAGGCCGCCGCCGACAAATATCATGGCGTGCAGAAGTTCGACGTCATCACCGGCACCCAGGCCAAGGCCCCTCCGGGGCCGCCCAGCTACACCAATGTCTTCGCCCAGGCGCTGATCGCCGAGGCCGAGCGCGATCCGCGCGTGTGCGCGATAACCGCCGCCATGCCGTCGGGCACGGGCCTCGACAAGTTCGAACTGGCCTTCCCCGACCGCATCTTCGACGTCGGCATCGCCGAACAGCATGCCGTGACCTTCGCGGCGGGCCTCGCGGCAGAGGGAATGCGCCCCTTCTGCGCCATTTACTCCACCTTCCTGCAGCGCGCCTATGACCAGGTGGTGCATGATGTCGCGATCCAGAACCTGCCCGTGCGCTTCGCCATCGACCGCGCCGGTCTGGTCGGCGCCGACGGCTCCACCCATGCCGGCAGCTTCGACGTCACCTATCTCGCCAGCCTGCCTAATTTCGTCGTGATGGCCGCGGCCGACGAGGCGGAACTGACGCACATGGTCCATACTTGCGCCGTGCATGACAGCGGGCCGATCGCGGTCCGCTACCCGCGCGGCAACGGCACCGGCGTCGCCATGCCGGAGGTTCCCGAAGCGCTGGAGATCGGCAAGGGCCGCGTCGTGCGCGAAGGGCGCCAGGTCGCCATCCTGTCGCTCGGCACCCGGCTGGAAGAAGCGATGAAGGCCGCCGACACGCTGGAGGCCAAGGGCCTGTCCGCCTCTGTCGTCGACCTGCGCTTCGCCAAGCCGCTGGACGAGGCGTTGATCCGCCGGATGCTGACCACCCATGAGGTGGCGGTGACGATCGAGGAAGGCTCGATCGGCGGTCTGGGCGCCCATGTCCTCACGCTGGCGAGCGACCTTGGCCTGACCGACAACGGCCTCAAGATCCGCACCATGCGCCTGCCTGACATCTTCCAGGATCAGGACAAGCCCGAACAGCAATATGCCGATGCGCGGCTGGATGCAGATGCAATCGTCGACACCGTGCTGACGGCGCTGCGCCACAACAGCGCCGGCGTGGAGGAAGCGCGGGCCTGA
- a CDS encoding AAA family ATPase translates to MTRGFLLGKFMPPHAGHQMLIDSARAMVDELTILVCWLPGDPIPGPLRLQWMRELAPGCRVIGHDAVVPQAPEDSADFWPIWRAIVAQAHPEPIDLLFAGEAYGLRLAQEVGGRFVPLGARILGADQDGLGGLSASAVRADPWSQWRWIAPPVRAHFTRTIVLHGVESTGKSILAERLARHFDTIWVPEYGRAQAEVHSVDMDEADLLLIGAAQFATITAGQRLANRRLFADTDALMTAAWAEMMIGHAPDALLAYPKADLYLLLEPDVAWIDDGTRIYGDDPVRARFADISRNVLINSGVNWASVGGDWDSRFTRAVSLIEDLAPPYMTSGFDLAQESE, encoded by the coding sequence ATGACCCGCGGCTTCCTGCTCGGCAAGTTCATGCCGCCCCATGCCGGCCATCAGATGCTGATCGACAGTGCGCGGGCGATGGTGGACGAACTCACCATCCTGGTCTGCTGGTTGCCGGGCGATCCGATCCCCGGTCCACTGCGGCTGCAATGGATGCGCGAACTGGCGCCGGGGTGCCGGGTCATCGGCCATGATGCGGTCGTGCCGCAGGCGCCTGAAGACTCCGCCGACTTCTGGCCGATCTGGCGGGCCATCGTGGCGCAGGCCCATCCCGAGCCGATCGACCTGCTGTTCGCCGGCGAAGCCTATGGGCTGCGGCTGGCGCAGGAAGTCGGCGGCCGCTTCGTGCCGCTGGGTGCCCGCATCCTGGGCGCGGACCAGGACGGACTGGGCGGCCTGTCCGCCAGCGCCGTGCGTGCCGATCCCTGGAGCCAGTGGCGCTGGATCGCGCCGCCGGTCCGCGCGCATTTCACCCGGACGATCGTGCTGCATGGCGTCGAAAGCACCGGCAAGTCGATACTGGCCGAACGGCTCGCCCGGCATTTCGACACGATCTGGGTGCCCGAATATGGCCGCGCCCAGGCCGAAGTTCACAGTGTCGATATGGACGAGGCCGACCTGCTGCTGATCGGCGCGGCCCAGTTCGCGACGATCACCGCCGGCCAGCGGCTGGCGAACCGTCGCCTGTTCGCCGACACCGACGCGCTGATGACGGCGGCCTGGGCCGAGATGATGATCGGCCATGCGCCCGACGCGCTGCTCGCTTACCCGAAGGCCGACCTCTATCTGCTGCTGGAACCCGATGTCGCCTGGATCGACGATGGCACACGTATCTATGGCGACGATCCGGTGCGGGCGCGATTTGCCGATATCAGCCGGAACGTGCTGATCAACAGCGGCGTTAACTGGGCTTCGGTCGGCGGGGATTGGGACAGCCGTTTCACCCGCGCCGTTTCCCTGATTGAAGATTTGGCGCCCCCCTACATGACGTCAGGGTTCGACTTGGCGCAGGAAAGCGAGTAG
- the pnuC gene encoding nicotinamide riboside transporter PnuC has protein sequence MTIIEWVAAALGLVNVALVARRSLWNYPFGIAMVALYFFVFFEAKLYSDALLQIFFLVINAYGWWNWVHSEKVADGGIAVARLSVPARLAWIAGTALASLAWGLGMARFTDAAAPFADAMIAGMSVAAQILQSQRKVESWVLWVAVDALATGLFWSRGLTATSILYAIFFFIALWGLIAWRRTMDRAPA, from the coding sequence ATGACCATCATCGAATGGGTCGCAGCGGCGCTCGGCCTGGTCAATGTCGCGCTGGTGGCGCGCCGTTCGCTGTGGAACTATCCGTTCGGCATCGCCATGGTCGCGCTCTATTTCTTCGTCTTCTTCGAGGCGAAGCTCTACAGCGACGCGCTGCTGCAAATCTTCTTCCTGGTGATCAACGCCTATGGCTGGTGGAACTGGGTGCATAGCGAGAAGGTCGCCGACGGCGGCATAGCGGTGGCCCGCCTTAGCGTTCCGGCCCGCCTCGCCTGGATCGCGGGCACTGCGCTCGCCAGCCTGGCCTGGGGCCTGGGCATGGCGCGCTTCACCGACGCCGCCGCGCCCTTCGCCGACGCCATGATCGCCGGCATGAGCGTCGCCGCGCAGATATTGCAGTCGCAGCGCAAGGTCGAAAGCTGGGTTCTGTGGGTGGCGGTCGATGCCCTTGCCACCGGCCTGTTCTGGAGCCGCGGCCTGACCGCGACGTCGATCCTCTACGCCATCTTCTTCTTCATCGCGCTATGGGGCCTGATCGCCTGGCGCCGCACGATGGACCGGGCGCCGGCATGA
- a CDS encoding Fur family transcriptional regulator, with the protein MADHSHHHHQEPTGKKLADAAQATLEAKDEQWTPMRAAIFDALAAEEKPASAYDIADTVSKARGKRVAPNSVYRILDLFVANNIAMRVESANAYIANAHPGCHHDCIFLVCDSCGQVTHIDNDPITGSLRSVAEKAGFAPVRPVIEVRGTCSACH; encoded by the coding sequence ATGGCAGATCATTCGCACCATCATCATCAGGAACCCACCGGCAAGAAGCTGGCCGACGCGGCGCAGGCTACGCTGGAGGCGAAGGATGAGCAGTGGACGCCGATGCGCGCCGCCATCTTCGACGCACTGGCGGCCGAAGAAAAGCCGGCATCGGCCTATGATATCGCCGACACTGTGTCCAAGGCGCGCGGCAAGCGGGTCGCGCCCAACAGCGTCTACCGCATCCTCGACCTGTTCGTGGCGAACAATATCGCGATGCGGGTGGAAAGCGCGAACGCCTATATCGCCAACGCCCATCCCGGTTGCCATCATGACTGTATCTTCCTGGTCTGCGACAGCTGCGGCCAGGTGACGCATATCGACAATGATCCCATCACCGGATCGCTGCGGTCGGTGGCGGAAAAGGCCGGATTCGCGCCGGTGCGTCCAGTGATCGAGGTGCGCGGCACCTGTAGCGCCTGCCACTGA
- a CDS encoding DUF423 domain-containing protein yields the protein MIAILAALSAALAIAAGAFGAHGAASPQAAEWLRTGGLYQLIHAVAVLTIMGITRGGALLLLIGAAIFAVSLYAMALGCPRWLGAVTPIGGAMMIGGWLWAAIAYWQRG from the coding sequence ATGATCGCCATTCTGGCCGCCCTGTCGGCAGCGCTTGCCATTGCTGCCGGTGCCTTTGGTGCCCATGGCGCCGCCAGCCCGCAGGCAGCGGAGTGGCTGCGCACCGGCGGCCTCTATCAGCTCATCCATGCCGTCGCCGTCCTGACGATCATGGGCATTACGCGCGGCGGCGCCCTGTTGCTGCTGATCGGCGCGGCGATCTTTGCCGTCAGCCTCTATGCCATGGCGCTGGGCTGCCCGCGCTGGCTGGGCGCAGTGACGCCGATCGGCGGCGCGATGATGATCGGCGGCTGGCTCTGGGCGGCCATTGCCTATTGGCAGCGCGGCTGA
- a CDS encoding cation:proton antiporter, protein MPVAETAMSATDVLLSEGVILLGVAVAFVLLFRRFGLGAVLGYLVAGALVGPQGLGLVGGAESKLAIAEIGIVLLLFLVGLELHPARLWRLKRDIFALGLAQVVLCGLALIAIIFYSTGFTWGAAIALGLPLALSSTAQVLPSLKSSGRINSPFGEKVFSILLFQDLSIVPLITIVAALSRNPADAGGPPGWVLAGYTVAAIAGLVLAGRFILRPLLNLVGRQGERELFVAVGLFTVLAAASVMHSLHLSTALGAFVAGVMLADSPYRHEIESDVEPFRSILLGLFFLAVGMVLDLRAVAANPLFVIGMAAMLVAAKTAIIALLARLFGMAWQQALSAGLLLSQGGEFGFVLFAQAQNAYLIAPQAASLFSAIVTFSMATTPFLMLFARRFEFAQPKDRDDLPGPEDAPRGSAIIVGYGRFGQTVAQMLMGHGFGVVLIDKKPAQIEVSSRFDMKVYYGDGTRIDLLRRAGADEARLIAFCIDDPSLDGRVLQPIAEAFPQAALMARVFDRRQILAMQDIELAGVVREVFESAICMGVQAMQTLGVPPEEVEEVERQYRENDGQRLALQIEHGNLLAAKDLMYRPGRGMRLRARGDGEEA, encoded by the coding sequence ATGCCGGTCGCCGAAACCGCCATGTCGGCCACCGACGTTCTCCTGTCCGAAGGCGTGATCCTGCTCGGCGTCGCCGTGGCCTTCGTCCTGCTGTTCCGCCGCTTCGGCCTGGGCGCGGTGCTGGGCTATCTCGTCGCCGGCGCGCTGGTCGGCCCGCAAGGGCTGGGTCTCGTCGGCGGCGCGGAATCGAAGCTGGCCATTGCCGAAATCGGCATCGTCCTGCTGCTCTTTCTCGTCGGGCTCGAACTCCATCCCGCGCGCCTGTGGCGACTGAAGCGCGACATCTTCGCGCTTGGCCTGGCGCAGGTCGTGCTGTGCGGCCTCGCCCTCATCGCCATCATCTTCTACTCGACCGGCTTCACCTGGGGCGCCGCGATCGCGCTTGGCCTGCCGCTCGCCCTCTCCTCGACCGCGCAGGTGCTGCCCAGCCTCAAGAGCAGCGGCCGCATCAACTCGCCCTTTGGCGAGAAGGTCTTCTCGATCCTGCTGTTCCAGGATCTCTCAATCGTTCCGCTGATTACCATCGTCGCGGCTCTTTCCCGCAATCCGGCAGATGCCGGCGGCCCGCCCGGATGGGTGCTGGCCGGCTATACCGTCGCCGCGATCGCCGGGCTGGTGCTGGCCGGCCGCTTCATCCTGCGACCGTTGCTCAATCTGGTCGGTCGGCAGGGCGAGCGCGAACTGTTCGTTGCAGTCGGCCTGTTCACCGTGCTGGCCGCCGCATCGGTGATGCACAGCCTGCATCTCTCGACCGCGCTTGGCGCCTTCGTCGCGGGCGTGATGCTGGCCGACTCGCCCTATCGCCACGAAATCGAATCCGACGTCGAGCCGTTCCGCTCCATCCTGCTCGGCCTCTTCTTCCTGGCCGTCGGCATGGTGCTGGACCTGCGCGCCGTCGCCGCCAATCCCCTGTTCGTCATCGGCATGGCGGCGATGCTGGTGGCCGCCAAGACCGCGATCATCGCCCTGCTCGCCCGGCTGTTCGGCATGGCCTGGCAACAGGCGCTGAGCGCCGGCCTGCTGCTCTCCCAAGGCGGTGAATTCGGCTTCGTCCTCTTCGCCCAGGCGCAGAATGCCTATCTGATCGCACCGCAGGCGGCGAGCCTGTTCAGCGCGATCGTCACCTTCTCGATGGCGACGACGCCCTTCCTGATGCTGTTCGCCCGCCGGTTCGAATTCGCCCAGCCCAAGGATCGCGACGACCTGCCGGGGCCGGAGGATGCGCCGCGCGGCAGCGCCATCATCGTGGGCTATGGCCGGTTCGGCCAGACCGTGGCCCAGATGCTGATGGGCCATGGCTTCGGCGTCGTGCTGATCGACAAGAAGCCCGCCCAGATCGAGGTGTCGAGCCGCTTCGACATGAAGGTCTATTATGGCGATGGCACGCGGATCGACCTGCTCCGCCGCGCCGGTGCCGACGAAGCCCGGCTGATCGCCTTCTGCATCGACGATCCTTCGCTGGATGGCCGTGTGCTGCAGCCCATTGCCGAAGCCTTCCCCCAGGCCGCGCTGATGGCGCGCGTGTTCGATCGTCGCCAGATCCTGGCGATGCAGGATATCGAACTGGCCGGCGTGGTGCGGGAAGTGTTCGAATCGGCCATCTGCATGGGCGTCCAGGCGATGCAGACGCTGGGTGTGCCGCCCGAAGAGGTCGAGGAAGTCGAGCGCCAGTATCGCGAGAATGACGGCCAGCGGCTCGCCCTGCAGATCGAGCATGGCAATCTGCTGGCGGCCAAGGATCTGATGTACCGCCCCGGCCGGGGCATGCGCCTGCGCGCGCGCGGAGATGGAGAAGAAGCATGA
- a CDS encoding iron-sulfur cluster assembly scaffold protein translates to MSASLYNNDILRLAASIPHHQRLADPQASVEKRSPTCGSRITADVRMADGKLAEMGLDVKACALGQASAALMAAQAIGLTADELAEARDKLAAYLSGESEDLDFWPGLAVLAPARGYPARHPSIRLGFEAIAEAARMADA, encoded by the coding sequence ATGAGCGCATCCCTCTACAATAACGACATTCTTCGCCTCGCGGCGAGCATCCCGCACCACCAGCGGCTGGCCGATCCGCAAGCCAGCGTGGAGAAGCGGTCGCCGACCTGCGGCTCGCGCATCACGGCCGATGTCCGCATGGCCGACGGCAAGCTCGCCGAAATGGGCCTGGACGTGAAGGCCTGCGCGCTGGGCCAGGCCTCCGCCGCGCTGATGGCGGCCCAGGCGATCGGCCTCACTGCTGACGAACTGGCAGAGGCGCGCGACAAGCTGGCCGCCTATCTGTCGGGCGAGAGCGAAGATCTGGATTTCTGGCCCGGCCTTGCCGTGCTGGCGCCGGCCCGCGGCTATCCTGCGCGCCATCCCTCGATCCGGCTCGGTTTCGAAGCGATTGCCGAAGCCGCACGGATGGCGGACGCCTGA
- a CDS encoding LysR family transcriptional regulator, whose translation MRREELVDLNAFLMVADTGNFTRAAALLGTSQSALSHTIRRLETRLGVRLLTRTTRSVSLTEAGDRLSATLRPALDSIATELASLGDLRERPAGTIRITAAEHASNTVVWPALQRLLPRYPDIHVELSIDSGFVDIVKERFDAGVRLGEAIAKDMVAVRIGPDLRMIVVGAPAYFASRPVPRTPQDLAAHDCINLRLRSAGGLYAWELEKDDHEIRVRVEGQLAFNSIEMIRRAALAGFGLAFVMEDQVRADIDEGRLIPVLEDWCPPFAGYHLYYPSRRQPAAAFSILVDALRYRGP comes from the coding sequence ATGCGGCGCGAAGAGCTGGTCGACCTCAACGCCTTCCTGATGGTCGCCGACACCGGCAATTTCACCCGAGCGGCCGCGCTGCTCGGCACGTCGCAGTCCGCGCTCAGCCATACCATCAGGCGGCTGGAAACGCGCCTGGGCGTGCGCCTACTGACCCGCACCACCCGCAGCGTGTCCCTGACCGAGGCCGGCGATCGCCTGTCCGCCACGCTGCGCCCGGCGCTCGACAGCATCGCGACCGAACTGGCTTCGCTCGGCGACCTGCGCGAAAGGCCGGCCGGCACCATCCGCATCACCGCTGCCGAACATGCCAGCAACACGGTCGTCTGGCCAGCATTGCAACGGCTGTTGCCGCGCTATCCCGACATCCATGTCGAATTGAGCATCGATTCCGGCTTTGTCGACATCGTCAAGGAACGCTTCGATGCTGGCGTGCGGCTGGGCGAGGCGATCGCCAAGGATATGGTCGCCGTGCGCATCGGCCCGGACCTGCGCATGATCGTGGTCGGCGCGCCCGCCTATTTCGCCAGCCGCCCGGTGCCGCGCACGCCGCAGGATCTGGCCGCTCATGACTGCATCAATCTGCGCCTGCGCAGCGCCGGCGGCCTTTACGCCTGGGAACTGGAAAAGGACGACCATGAAATCCGGGTGCGGGTGGAGGGGCAACTGGCGTTCAACAGCATCGAGATGATCCGCCGCGCCGCCCTCGCCGGCTTCGGCCTCGCCTTCGTGATGGAGGATCAGGTGCGCGCGGATATCGACGAAGGCCGGCTGATCCCGGTGCTGGAGGACTGGTGCCCGCCCTTTGCCGGCTATCATCTCTATTATCCCAGCCGCCGCCAGCCGGCCGCTGCGTTCAGCATATTGGTGGACGCGCTGCGCTATCGCGGCCCCTAG
- a CDS encoding aldo/keto reductase — protein sequence MEKRLLGKSGLEVSAIGLGCMGLNFGYGTAVSQDEGIRLIRAAVDFGVTFFDTAEVYGPYTNEEMVGAALAPVRDQVVIATKFGFDIGAGLGALNSRPDNIRAVADASLKRLGVEVIDLFYQHRVDPAVPIEDVAGAVRDLIAEGKVRHFGLSEPSAATVRRAHAVQSVAALQNEYSLWTRGPETNGILEACEELGIGFVPYSPLGKGFLTGAIGKDTALAEGDFRNSLPRFAAEAREKNLALVDLLKGIAAEKGATPAQIAIAWLLAQKPWIVPIPGTTKLHRLEENLGAAKVELSDADLTRIREAADAIPVEGERYPPHLLEIVGR from the coding sequence ATGGAAAAGCGACTTTTGGGCAAGAGCGGGCTGGAGGTTTCGGCCATTGGCTTGGGCTGCATGGGCCTCAATTTCGGCTATGGCACCGCCGTCAGCCAGGATGAAGGGATCAGATTGATCCGTGCAGCTGTCGACTTCGGTGTCACCTTCTTCGACACGGCGGAGGTCTATGGCCCCTATACCAACGAGGAAATGGTCGGCGCCGCGCTGGCGCCGGTGCGCGACCAGGTGGTGATCGCCACCAAGTTCGGCTTCGACATCGGCGCCGGTCTTGGCGCGCTCAACAGCCGGCCGGACAATATCCGCGCGGTGGCGGACGCCTCGCTCAAGCGGCTGGGCGTCGAGGTGATCGATCTCTTCTACCAGCATCGCGTCGATCCGGCCGTGCCCATCGAGGATGTGGCAGGGGCGGTCAGGGATCTGATCGCCGAGGGCAAGGTCAGGCATTTCGGCCTGTCCGAGCCGTCAGCTGCAACGGTCCGCCGCGCCCATGCGGTGCAGTCGGTCGCCGCGCTCCAGAATGAATATTCGCTCTGGACCCGCGGCCCGGAAACCAACGGCATCCTTGAAGCCTGCGAGGAACTGGGCATCGGCTTCGTGCCCTACAGCCCGCTCGGCAAGGGCTTCCTGACCGGCGCGATCGGCAAGGATACTGCGCTGGCCGAGGGCGATTTCCGCAACAGCCTGCCGCGCTTCGCCGCCGAGGCGCGGGAGAAGAACCTGGCGCTGGTCGATCTCCTCAAGGGCATCGCGGCCGAGAAGGGGGCGACCCCTGCACAGATCGCGATCGCCTGGCTGCTGGCGCAGAAGCCCTGGATCGTGCCGATCCCCGGCACCACCAAGCTGCACCGGCTGGAGGAAAATCTGGGCGCGGCCAAGGTCGAACTGAGTGATGCCGACCTGACCCGCATTCGGGAGGCGGCCGACGCCATCCCGGTCGAGGGCGAGCGCTACCCGCCGCACCTGCTCGAAATCGTCGGGCGTTGA
- a CDS encoding YaiI/YqxD family protein: MHILVDADACPVKEEIYKVAFRHGVPVTIVSNSPIRIPAHELIDRVVVSDGFDAADDWIAERAGADALCITADILLADRCLKAGAGVISPNGKPFTSASIGSAIAVRAIMADLRAGAVGDPIGGPPPFSKTDRSRFLSALDEAIVRIKRGR; this comes from the coding sequence ATGCACATATTGGTCGATGCCGACGCCTGCCCGGTGAAGGAGGAAATCTACAAGGTTGCCTTCCGCCATGGCGTGCCGGTCACCATCGTCAGCAACAGCCCGATCCGCATTCCGGCGCATGAGTTGATCGACCGCGTGGTGGTGAGCGACGGGTTCGACGCCGCCGATGACTGGATCGCCGAACGCGCCGGTGCCGATGCGCTCTGCATCACCGCCGACATCCTGCTCGCCGACCGTTGCCTCAAGGCCGGTGCCGGGGTGATCTCCCCCAACGGCAAGCCCTTCACCAGCGCCTCGATCGGTAGCGCGATTGCTGTGCGGGCGATCATGGCGGACCTGCGCGCCGGCGCCGTGGGCGATCCAATCGGCGGGCCGCCGCCTTTCTCCAAGACGGATCGTTCGCGCTTCCTGTCCGCGCTGGACGAGGCCATCGTGCGGATCAAGCGGGGGCGGTGA
- a CDS encoding NAD(P)/FAD-dependent oxidoreductase, with protein sequence MGDYDAIILGAGAAGMMCAATAGQRGRRVLLADHADAPGKKILISGGGRCNFTNTHTAADRYLSANPHFAKSALGRYTPQDFLTLIGRYGIAWHEKTLGQLFCDGSAKQVVAMLEEECAAGGVTMALGQPVTDISHGDGLFRVKLGDRIVSAPSLVLATGGPSIPKLGATGIAYEVARQFDLKVVQPRPALVPFTLGPDDALFQSLSGVSAEVEVRWNKTRFREAALFTHRGLSGPAMLQISSYWEHRTPIHVNFLPDLGVDWLLAEKRNRPRTGLRRMLAEHFPERMADALLERIGAQGDLGNLPDKTLRQIGERLAGWSFIPSGTEGYAKAEVTVGGIATAGLSSRTMEAAKVPGLYAIGEAVDVTGWLGGYNFQWAWASGWAAGQAL encoded by the coding sequence ATGGGCGATTATGATGCGATAATCCTGGGTGCCGGCGCCGCGGGTATGATGTGCGCCGCGACTGCCGGCCAGCGCGGCCGCCGGGTGCTGCTGGCCGACCATGCCGATGCACCGGGCAAGAAGATCCTTATCTCCGGCGGTGGGCGCTGCAATTTCACCAATACCCATACCGCTGCCGACCGCTATCTGTCGGCCAATCCGCATTTCGCCAAATCGGCGCTGGGCCGCTACACGCCGCAGGATTTCCTTACCCTGATCGGCCGCTATGGCATTGCCTGGCATGAAAAGACGCTGGGGCAGCTGTTCTGCGACGGATCGGCGAAACAGGTCGTGGCGATGCTGGAAGAGGAATGCGCGGCCGGCGGCGTGACCATGGCGCTGGGCCAGCCGGTGACGGATATCAGCCATGGCGATGGCCTGTTTCGCGTCAAGCTGGGCGATCGCATCGTGTCGGCGCCGTCTTTGGTGCTGGCGACCGGTGGCCCGTCCATCCCGAAATTGGGCGCGACGGGCATCGCCTATGAGGTCGCGCGCCAGTTCGATCTCAAGGTGGTGCAGCCCCGGCCGGCACTGGTGCCCTTCACCCTGGGGCCGGACGACGCCCTGTTCCAGTCGCTCTCCGGTGTATCGGCCGAGGTGGAGGTGCGCTGGAACAAGACCCGGTTTCGCGAGGCGGCGCTGTTCACCCATCGCGGCCTCTCCGGCCCGGCGATGCTGCAGATTTCCTCCTATTGGGAACATCGCACGCCGATCCACGTCAATTTCCTGCCCGACCTCGGCGTGGACTGGTTGCTGGCCGAAAAGCGCAACCGTCCACGCACCGGCTTGCGGCGTATGCTGGCCGAGCATTTTCCCGAGCGCATGGCGGACGCCCTGCTCGAACGGATCGGGGCGCAGGGCGACCTTGGCAATCTGCCCGACAAGACCCTGCGCCAGATTGGCGAGCGGCTGGCGGGCTGGTCCTTCATACCGTCCGGCACCGAAGGCTATGCCAAGGCGGAGGTCACGGTCGGCGGCATCGCCACCGCTGGCCTGTCGTCGCGGACGATGGAAGCCGCCAAGGTGCCGGGCCTCTACGCCATTGGCGAGGCGGTCGACGTCACCGGCTGGCTCGGCGGCTATAATTTCCAATGGGCCTGGGCCAGCGGCTGGGCGGCGGGGCAGGCGCTCTAG